AAAGCGCCACGGCTGGATTCATGCTAAACACGCAAAGCCGAAGAAGTTTAACTCCTGTATCCTTGGCAATATCGCTGGCAAAACTGATAGCCTGCGAGCCTACTCCCCTGCCCTGCCAATCCGGCCTTATCTGTAGGTCTCGAATGTAATAAGCCATATCATCGTGACTCAACCGCAAGACACCCACCGCGCTGTCACCCAAGATGATCTCGTAGCTCTCGAACTCTTCCCAGTTCTTATCAAACAACGCCTGATCCCAATGAACCCCGATCTTTTGATAGTACGGCTCCATATTCTGGCGAGTCAGCCGTTCAACAAATTCCTTGTTTTTCGCTTGTCGGAACTCAGGCGTCATTTCTACTTTCCTGGCAGTGATCAAACTGCGTTACCGGTAATTACGTGAACGTGCCAGCGCACTCACCCATACGATCCGGCGCCAACCCTGGAGAGATACACTAATTATGAGCGAGTCAAAAAAAGGCTCGGCAGCCGAGGCGGGGTTTTCGCCCGTGCGTTGTTCCCAGGGTGGCAGACTCTTCACAGCGAGGAGCTAGGCACGCTACCGCCCCTACCTGGGCATGTGGTGATGGCGTCCTGCCATCCATGCAGTAGTCCCTACGTGTCGGGTCCCGCGTTAATAGTGACACCTTTATCCATGGCGCAACCGATCATCAAGAACCCTGCCCTTA
Above is a window of Halomonas sp. I5-271120 DNA encoding:
- a CDS encoding N-acetyltransferase, whose product is MTPEFRQAKNKEFVERLTRQNMEPYYQKIGVHWDQALFDKNWEEFESYEIILGDSAVGVLRLSHDDMAYYIRDLQIRPDWQGRGVGSQAISFASDIAKDTGVKLLRLCVFSMNPAVALYERLGFRICKTESAVHYMELELS